One Coffea arabica cultivar ET-39 chromosome 5e, Coffea Arabica ET-39 HiFi, whole genome shotgun sequence DNA segment encodes these proteins:
- the LOC113722587 gene encoding uncharacterized protein gives MGGLRLFSEFLLIAAILLCFPSINTDATCITSEKQALLGFKKSLIDPSGRLSSWNDNVDCCQWQAVICSNKSGHVIQLRLQNPVDDLELALSGNINHSLLNLTQLRHLDLSLNDFSGLQIPTFLGSLKSLRYLNLSQARFQGMVPYQLGNLSSLRTFSVVGEFWSSLHSDNLQWLAGLSNLKHLELSHVDLSPASNWLQVINMIPSLVEIRLSSCHLFQISQLIHSNFSSLTVLDLSGNDFRHFIPRWIFYLPSLASLDLSKNLFLGPLPRGPWNMTSLNYLDLSSNHLDGSLPDELIHRNNLISLNLQGNQFEGSLDGIRNWSSLVSLNLSENHFTTILPNVLFTLSSLVSLDLRSNQFQGYIPGFIANISNLQNLDLSHNNLSSSLPSELFTLKDLVTVDAGGNHLSGPIPSTIGNCTKLKHLRLTDNSLAMSKWLYNCTSLELLGLRGNALSGSIPSNLGKLSSLEYIDISKNKLTGTLPESLGQLSKLETLLIYNNLMEGMVSGILLDNLTSLKYFDASGNSLTLKANASWIPRAQFERLGLGSWNLGLQFPIWLQSQKNLQYLNLSSTRISDTIPSWLFNSATGVVSLSHNQLHGGISHFLCEVKNGKPGLTVLDLKKNSLSGEIPDCWMNYPNITYISLKSNNFIGSIPRSLFSLEYLSHLDLGRNSLTGSITSTL, from the exons ATGGGTGGATTAAGGCTTTTCTCTGAGTTCTTACTCATCGCAGCAATTTTACTTTGTTTTCCCAGCATAAATACTGATGCAACCTGCATCACAAGTGAGAAACAAGCTCTTTTAGGCTTCAAGAAAAGTTTGATAGATCCTTCTGGTCGGCTCTCATCTTGGAATGACAATGTTGATTGCTGCCAATGGCAAGCAGTTATTTGCAGCAACAAAAGTGGCCATGTGATTCAACTTCGCCTTCAAAATCCTGTTGACGATCTTGAATTGGCATTAAGTGGTAATATCAATCACTCTTTGCTCAATTTGACACAATTGCGCCACCTTGATTTGAGTCTAAATGATTTCAGCGGACTTCAGATTCCAACATTTTTAGGGTCTCTCAAAAGTTTAAGGTATCTAAATTTATCTCAAGCTAGATTTCAAGGAATGGTTCCCTATCAGCTTGGAAACCTCTCAAGTTTACGCACTTTTAGTGTCGTTGGAGAATTTTGGTCTTCTCTCCATTCTGACAACCTGCAATGGTTGGCTGGCCTCTCAAATCTGAAGCACTTAGAGCTGAGTCACGTGGACCTTAGTccagcttctaattggctacaGGTGATTAACATGATCCCTTCTTTGGTAGAGATACGCTTGTCCTCATGTCACttgtttcaaatttctcaactcaTCCACAGCAACTTTTCTTCTCTTACTGTCTTAGATCTTTCTGGAAATGATTTCAGACATTTCATACCTAGATGGATTTTTTATCTTCCTTCCCTTGCTTCTCTTGATTTAAGTAAGAACTTGTTTCTGGGCCCATTGCCCAGAGGTCCTTGGAACATGACATCTCTCAACTACTTGGATCTTTCTTCAAACCATTTGGACGGTTCACTGCCGGATGAGCTTATTCATCGTAACAATCTCATCTCTCTCAACCTTCAAGGAAATCAATTCGAAGGTTCCTTGGATGGAATTCGGAATTGGAGTTCCCTTGTATCTTTGAATCTATCAGAGAATCACTTCACTACCATTCTCCCAAACGTATTATTCACTTTAAGTTCCCTAGTTTCACTTGATCTTCGCTCCAATCAGTTTCAAGGTTATATCCCAGGCTTTATTGCCAACATTTCCAACCTTCAAAATCTTGATCTATCTCATAACAATCTTAGCTCCTCTTTGCCAAGTGAACTATTCACATTGAAGGACCTGGTTACAGTCGATGCAGGTGGTAATCACTTGAGTGGACCAATTCCGAGCACTATTGGCAACTGTACCAAGCTAAAACACCTTAGATTAACTGATAATAGTCTTGCTATGTCCAAGTGGTTATACAATTGCACAAGTCTAGAATTACTAGGACTCCGAGGCAATGCTCTCTCTGGTTCAATTCCATCTAATCTAGGAAAACTGTCATCCCTGGAGTACATTGATATATCTAAAAACAAACTCACTGGAACTCTTCCTGAAAGTCTTGGGCAGCTTTCCAAACTTGAAACGCTTCTTATTTACAATAATTTGATGGAAGGCATGGTGAGTGGGATTTTACTTGACAATCTGACAAGTTTAAAGTATTTTGATGCATCTGGAAACTCCTTGACCTTAAAAGCGAATGCAAGTTGGATTCCTCGTGCCCAATTTGAAAGACTTGGATTAGGTTCTTGGAATCTCGGTCTTCAATTTCCTATATGgctccaatcacaaaaaaaccTTCAGTATTTGAACTTGTCCTCCACAAGAATTTCAGATACTATCCCCTCTTGGTTATTCAACTCAGCAACAGGAGTCGTGTCTCTTTCTCACAATCAACTTCATG GAGGTATTTCTCACTTTTTGTGTGAAGTGAAGAATGGAAAGCCAGGTCTTACAGTTCTGGATCTTAAAAAGAATTCTTTATCAGGAGAAATTCCTGATTGTTGGATGAATTACCCAAACATAACATACATCAGTTTGAAGAGCAATAACTTCATTGGAAGCATTCCAAGGTCATTGTTTTCTTTGGAATATCTGTCTCATTTGGACTTGGGCAGAAACAGCCTCACTGGTTCGATAACTTCGACTTTGTAA
- the LOC113722588 gene encoding S-norcoclaurine synthase 1-like: protein MGTEVAKNGPDLGSLPVENVQELASNCSKEIPHRYIRPEMILDKTSTDESSQVPVIDMENLATSHSECQNEMAKLHQACKEFGFFQLVNHGASMVIEKMKVVTEDFFKLPLEQKMACAQVPNHIEGYGQTFVVSEDQKLDWGDMLFLFPLPVSQRNMRFWPNSPTSFRSTLDEYSLQIHKVCMSLFKLIEANLGLEPGKLCSIYQDGIQGIRMNYYPPCRQADKVFGASPHSDGTGLTLLVQVNDVQGLQIKKSNTWVPIKPIPGAIIVNIGDMMEIMSNGEYRSIEHRAVVDFQKERLSIAAFHNANLTAKIGPLPELVKENGAQYKTIGLLEFFGLIPSSKLDGKSPLDRMRIDN from the exons ATGGGAACTGAGGTAGCCAAAAATGGACCTGACCTTGGTTCTCTTCCTGTGGAGAATGTGCAAGAACTAGCTTCTAATTGCTCCAAAGAAATCCCACATCGATACATCCGGCCTGAAATGATCCTTGATAAAACTTCAACCGATGAGTCTTCACAGGTTCCAGTGATTGATATGGAGAATCTTGCAACAAGTCATTCAGAATGCCAAAATGAGATGGCAAAACTTCATCAGGCTTGTAAAGAGTTTGGTTTCTTTCAg TTAGTCAACCATGGCGCCTCAATGGTAATCGAGAAAATGAAGGTGGTGACAGAGGATTTCTTCAAGCTGCCATTAGAGCAGAAAATGGCCTGTGCACAAGTACCAAACCATATTGAAGGCTATGGTCAAACATTTGTTGTATCAGAGGATCAAAAGCTTGACTGGGGGGACATGCTCTTCCTCTTTCCATTGCCAGTTTCTCAAAGAAACATGAGATTCTGGCCTAATTCTCCAACATCTTTTAG ATCAACCTTGGATGAATACTCACTTCAAATTCACAAGGTTTGCATGAGCCTCTTCAAACTTATCGAGGCGAATCTTGGGCTGGAGCCAGGCAAACTATGCAGCATCTATCAAGATGGCATACAAGGAATAAGAATGAATTACTATCCACCCTGCAGACAAGCAGACAAAGTTTTCGGCGCCTCTCCCCACTCCGATGGAACAGGACTGACCTTATTAGTTCAAGTCAATGATGTTCAAGGCCTGCAAATCAAGAAAAGCAATACATGGGTGCCTATTAAACCCATTCCTGGAGCAATTATAGTCAACATTGGTGATATGATGGAG ATAATGAGTAATGGAGAATATAGAAGCATAGAGCATAGAGCTGTTGTGGATTTCCAGAAAGAAAGGTTGTCAATTGCTGCATTCCACAACGCAAATTTGACAGCAAAAATCGGTCCTCTACCGGAGCTTGTCAAAGAAAATGGAGCACAATACAAGACAATAGGATTGCTGGAGTTTTTCGGACTGATTCCAAGCTCCAAACTTGATGGCAAAAGCCCACTGGATCGCATGAGAATAGACAACTGA
- the LOC113722589 gene encoding loganic acid O-methyltransferase-like: MAQEVLDCSTYPMVGGDGPHSYARNSNYQKESLDSAKQMMNELIDQHLDPGNHLYSFNPGNSSFRVADFGCSVGPNTFRAVHNIIEAVENKYKSLPVETEMPEFHVFFNDHVNNDFNTLFRNLPATGRYFASGVPGSFYGRLLPSSTLHFAHCSTALHWLSKIPVEVMDKNSPAWNKGRICYSGAAKEVKDAYSTQFGKDIDSFLRARAQELVPGGLMMLVADGLPDDVQMCESSIGENLNVLGSCFLDLTKMGMIAQEMVDSFNLPFYYPSPSELKTLIEVNGLFEIKKIEKLDSSSAKKGVQLDVDVCILHMRAVLGELVKKHFGEGVIDILFERHREKYIENPILSDERYIKDASYVVFLKRKIKVTS, translated from the exons ATGGCTCAAGAGGTATTAGACTGCTCCACATACCCCATGGTTGGTGGTGACGGTCCACATAGCTACGCTAGAAATTCCAATTACCAG AAAGAATCACTGGATTCAGCTAAGCAAATGATGAATGAACTGATTGATCAGCATCTTGATCCTGGAAACCATCTGTACTCTTTTAATCCTGGCAATAGCTCATTTCGAGTTGCAGATTTTGGGTGTTCTGTTGGTCCTAACACCTTCCGTGCAGTGCATAACATCATTGAAGCTGTTGAAAACAAATACAAATCCCTACCGGTGGAAACAGAGATGCCAGAATTCCATGTCTTCTTCAACGACCATGTCAATAATGATTTCAATACTCTCTTCAGAAATCTTCCAGCTACAGGGCGGTACTTTGCATCTGGAGTTCCGGGTTCTTTTTATGGGCGCCTACTTCCTAGTTCTACACTACACTTTGCACATTGCTCCACCGCGCTTCACTGGCTCTCCAAGATCCCAGTAGAAGTGATGGATAAAAACTCCCCTGCTTGGAACAAGGGCAGAATTTGTTATAGTGGAGCTGCTAAAGAAGTTAAAGATGCATATTCAACTCAGTTTGGAAAAGACATTGATTCTTTCCTGAGAGCCAGAGCACAAGAGCTTGTTCCAGGAGGATTGATGATGCTTGTAGCAGATGGACTCCCCGATGATGTCCAGATGTGTGAGTCCAGCATAGGGGAAAATCTTAACGTTCTGGGATCCTGTTTCCTGGACCTGACCAAAATG GGGATGATTGCTCAAGAAATGGTGGATTCGTTTAACTTGCCTTTTTATTATCCATCGCCATCTGAGCTGAAAACACTGATTGAGGTGAACGGATTGTTTGAGATTAAGAAAATAGAGAAGCTAGATTCTTCAAGCGCAAAAAAAGGGGTACAGCTTGACGTTGATGTCTGTATCCTTCACATGAGAGCTGTCCTTGGGGAACTCGTCAAGAAACATTTTGGTGAAGGAGTAATTGATATCTTGTTCGAACGTCATAGAGAAAAATACATCGAGAATCCTATCCTATCTGATGAGAGGTACATTAAAGACGCAAGCTACGTTGTCTTTCTCAAGCGGAAAATAAAAGTTACTTCCTAA